From Drosophila yakuba strain Tai18E2 chromosome 2L, Prin_Dyak_Tai18E2_2.1, whole genome shotgun sequence, one genomic window encodes:
- the LOC6528307 gene encoding tyrosine decarboxylase isoform X2: MDSTEFRKRGMEMVEYICNYLETLNERRVTPSVEPGYLRHLLPTEAPQEPEDWDQIMRDVEDKIMPGVTHWQHPRFHAYFPAGNSFPSILGDMLGDGIGCIGFSWAASPACTELETIVLDWLGKAIGLPDHFLALKEGSTGGGVIQTSASECVLVTMLAARAQALKRLKAQHPFVEEGHLLSKLMAYCSKEAHSCVEKAAMICFVKLRILEPDDDASLRGQTIYEAMEEDELQGLVPFFVSTTLGTTGSCAFDNLPEIGKQLQRFPGVWLHVDAAYAGNSFICPELKPLLKGIEYADSFNTNPNKWLLTNFDCSTLWVRDRIRLTSALVVDPLYLKHGYSDAAIDYRHWGVPLSRRFRSLKLWFVLRSYGISGLQHYIRHHIKLAKRFEELVLKDKRFEICNQVKLGLVCFRLKGSDKLNEKLLSIINESGKLHMVPASVGDRYIIRFCAVAQNATAEDIDYAWDIIVDFANELLEKEQHDELSEIMNRKKQDTLAQKRSFFVRMVSDPKIYNPAINKAGTPKLSMELPSPVVSRGSAPIIRTQSSVDHNSWISWPLAFLFNSSNEEKGSNVSLRFRHLDTNVRPSSSRRNSGAGSSPSPENELDYVNVQQQQLEQRSPRRSPMAVRKDNPN; this comes from the exons ATGGACAGCACCGAATTTCGAAAACGTGGCATGGAAATGGTAGAGTACATCTGCAATTATCTGGAAACGCTAAACGAGCGGCGAGTCACGCCCAGCGTGGAGCCGGGATATTTGCGGCACCTGTTGCCAA CTGAGGCACCACAGGAGCCGGAGGACTGGGACCAGATTATGAGGGACGTGGAGGACAAGATCATGCCCGGCGTGACGCACTGGCAGCACCCACGCTTCCACGCCTACTTTCCGGCGGGAAACTCGTTCCCCTCCATCCTGGGCGACATGCTGGGCGACGGGATCGGGTGCATCGGCTTTTCTTGGGCCGCCAGTCCCGCTTGCACCGAGCTGGAGACCATTGTGCTCGACTGGCTGGGCAAGGCCATCGGTCTGCCGGACCACTTTCTGGCCCTCAAGGAGGGCAGCACCGGTGGGGGAGTCATTCAG ACTTCCGCATCGGAATGTGTGCTGGTCACGATGCTGGCTGCCAGGGCACAGGCGCTCAAGAGGCTCAAGGCCCAGCACCCGTTCGTGGAGGAGGGTCACCTACTGTCCAAGCTGATGGCCTACTGCTCCAAGGAGGCACACAGCTGCGTGGAAAAGGCGGCGATGATCTGCTTCGTGAAACTGCGCATTCTGGAGCCCGACGACGACGCCAGCCTGCGCGGCCAGACGATCTACGAAGCCATGGAGGAGGACGAGCTGCAGGGCCTGGTGCCCTTCTTCGTCTCGACCACTCTGGGCACCACGGGCTCGTGTGCGTTCGACAATCTGCCGGAAATTGGCAAGCAGCTGCAGCGATTCCCTGGCGTCTGGTTGCACGTGGATGCCGCCTACGCGGGCAACAGCTTCATCTGCCCCGAACTGAAGCCCCTCCTGAAG GGCATCGAGTACGCCGACTCGTTCAACACCAATCCCAACAAATGGCTGCTGACCAACTTCGACTGCTCGACGCTGTGGGTGCGGGACCGCATCCGGCTGACTTCAGCCCTGGTGGTGGATCCGCTGTACCTGAAGCACGGCTACTCGGATGCGGCCATCGACTACCGTCATTGGGGAGTTCCACTCAGTCGGCGTTTTCGTTCACTGAAGCTGTG GTTCGTGCTGCGATCTTATGGGATTTCCGGACTGCAGCATTACATACGTCACCATATCAAACTGGCCAAGCGGTTCGAAGAGCTCGTGCTCAAAGATAAGCGCTTCGAGATCTGTAACCAAGTCAAG CTGGGCCTGGTCTGCTTCCGCCTCAAGGGCTCCGACAAGCTGAATGAGAAGCTGCTGAGCATAATCAACGAGTCTGGCAAGCTTCACATGGTTCCGGCCAGCGTGGGAGATCGGTACATCATCAGGTTCTGCGCCGTGGCTCAGAACGCGACCGCTGAAGACATTGACTACGCCTGGGACATCATCGTGGACTTTGCCAACGAGTTGctggagaaggagcagcaCGATGAGCTGTCGGAGATCATGAACCGCAAGAAGCAGGACACGTTGGCTCAGAAGCGCTCCTTCTTCGTGCGCATGGTCAGCGACCCGAAGATCTACAATCCGGCTATCAACAAAGCCGGCACCCCCAAGCTCTCCATGGAGCTGCCCTCACCCGTAGTGAGTCGCGGCAGTGCCCCCATCATCCGGACCCAGAGTTCGGTGGACCACAACTCCTGGATATCCTGGCCGCTGGCGTTCCTcttcaacagcagcaacgaGGAAAAGGGCAGTAACGTCTCGTTGCG TTTCCGACACTTGGACACCAACGTACGACCATCCTCGTCGCGACGAAACTCCGGAGCCGGCTCCTCCCCCTCTCCGGAAAACGAGCTGGACTACGTGAatgtccagcagcagcaactggagCAGCGATCCCCACGACGATCACCCATGGCGGTGCGCAAGGATAACCCCAACTAA
- the LOC6528307 gene encoding tyrosine decarboxylase isoform X1 has product MDSTEFRKRGMEMVEYICNYLETLNERRVTPSVEPGYLRHLLPTEAPQEPEDWDQIMRDVEDKIMPGVTHWQHPRFHAYFPAGNSFPSILGDMLGDGIGCIGFSWAASPACTELETIVLDWLGKAIGLPDHFLALKEGSTGGGVIQTSASECVLVTMLAARAQALKRLKAQHPFVEEGHLLSKLMAYCSKEAHSCVEKAAMICFVKLRILEPDDDASLRGQTIYEAMEEDELQGLVPFFVSTTLGTTGSCAFDNLPEIGKQLQRFPGVWLHVDAAYAGNSFICPELKPLLKVSGWHYHGTANLSQSHLQGIEYADSFNTNPNKWLLTNFDCSTLWVRDRIRLTSALVVDPLYLKHGYSDAAIDYRHWGVPLSRRFRSLKLWFVLRSYGISGLQHYIRHHIKLAKRFEELVLKDKRFEICNQVKLGLVCFRLKGSDKLNEKLLSIINESGKLHMVPASVGDRYIIRFCAVAQNATAEDIDYAWDIIVDFANELLEKEQHDELSEIMNRKKQDTLAQKRSFFVRMVSDPKIYNPAINKAGTPKLSMELPSPVVSRGSAPIIRTQSSVDHNSWISWPLAFLFNSSNEEKGSNVSLRFRHLDTNVRPSSSRRNSGAGSSPSPENELDYVNVQQQQLEQRSPRRSPMAVRKDNPN; this is encoded by the exons ATGGACAGCACCGAATTTCGAAAACGTGGCATGGAAATGGTAGAGTACATCTGCAATTATCTGGAAACGCTAAACGAGCGGCGAGTCACGCCCAGCGTGGAGCCGGGATATTTGCGGCACCTGTTGCCAA CTGAGGCACCACAGGAGCCGGAGGACTGGGACCAGATTATGAGGGACGTGGAGGACAAGATCATGCCCGGCGTGACGCACTGGCAGCACCCACGCTTCCACGCCTACTTTCCGGCGGGAAACTCGTTCCCCTCCATCCTGGGCGACATGCTGGGCGACGGGATCGGGTGCATCGGCTTTTCTTGGGCCGCCAGTCCCGCTTGCACCGAGCTGGAGACCATTGTGCTCGACTGGCTGGGCAAGGCCATCGGTCTGCCGGACCACTTTCTGGCCCTCAAGGAGGGCAGCACCGGTGGGGGAGTCATTCAG ACTTCCGCATCGGAATGTGTGCTGGTCACGATGCTGGCTGCCAGGGCACAGGCGCTCAAGAGGCTCAAGGCCCAGCACCCGTTCGTGGAGGAGGGTCACCTACTGTCCAAGCTGATGGCCTACTGCTCCAAGGAGGCACACAGCTGCGTGGAAAAGGCGGCGATGATCTGCTTCGTGAAACTGCGCATTCTGGAGCCCGACGACGACGCCAGCCTGCGCGGCCAGACGATCTACGAAGCCATGGAGGAGGACGAGCTGCAGGGCCTGGTGCCCTTCTTCGTCTCGACCACTCTGGGCACCACGGGCTCGTGTGCGTTCGACAATCTGCCGGAAATTGGCAAGCAGCTGCAGCGATTCCCTGGCGTCTGGTTGCACGTGGATGCCGCCTACGCGGGCAACAGCTTCATCTGCCCCGAACTGAAGCCCCTCCTGAAGGTGAGTGGCTGGCACTACCATGGCACGGCCAATCTTAGCCAATCCCATTTACAGGGCATCGAGTACGCCGACTCGTTCAACACCAATCCCAACAAATGGCTGCTGACCAACTTCGACTGCTCGACGCTGTGGGTGCGGGACCGCATCCGGCTGACTTCAGCCCTGGTGGTGGATCCGCTGTACCTGAAGCACGGCTACTCGGATGCGGCCATCGACTACCGTCATTGGGGAGTTCCACTCAGTCGGCGTTTTCGTTCACTGAAGCTGTG GTTCGTGCTGCGATCTTATGGGATTTCCGGACTGCAGCATTACATACGTCACCATATCAAACTGGCCAAGCGGTTCGAAGAGCTCGTGCTCAAAGATAAGCGCTTCGAGATCTGTAACCAAGTCAAG CTGGGCCTGGTCTGCTTCCGCCTCAAGGGCTCCGACAAGCTGAATGAGAAGCTGCTGAGCATAATCAACGAGTCTGGCAAGCTTCACATGGTTCCGGCCAGCGTGGGAGATCGGTACATCATCAGGTTCTGCGCCGTGGCTCAGAACGCGACCGCTGAAGACATTGACTACGCCTGGGACATCATCGTGGACTTTGCCAACGAGTTGctggagaaggagcagcaCGATGAGCTGTCGGAGATCATGAACCGCAAGAAGCAGGACACGTTGGCTCAGAAGCGCTCCTTCTTCGTGCGCATGGTCAGCGACCCGAAGATCTACAATCCGGCTATCAACAAAGCCGGCACCCCCAAGCTCTCCATGGAGCTGCCCTCACCCGTAGTGAGTCGCGGCAGTGCCCCCATCATCCGGACCCAGAGTTCGGTGGACCACAACTCCTGGATATCCTGGCCGCTGGCGTTCCTcttcaacagcagcaacgaGGAAAAGGGCAGTAACGTCTCGTTGCG TTTCCGACACTTGGACACCAACGTACGACCATCCTCGTCGCGACGAAACTCCGGAGCCGGCTCCTCCCCCTCTCCGGAAAACGAGCTGGACTACGTGAatgtccagcagcagcaactggagCAGCGATCCCCACGACGATCACCCATGGCGGTGCGCAAGGATAACCCCAACTAA